From Dioscorea cayenensis subsp. rotundata cultivar TDr96_F1 chromosome 13, TDr96_F1_v2_PseudoChromosome.rev07_lg8_w22 25.fasta, whole genome shotgun sequence, the proteins below share one genomic window:
- the LOC120274918 gene encoding cytochrome P450 94A1-like: METLTLITILLFLLLILLTILRRRRHSPVTRTQNQSGSFLELMKNSHRILDWTTDLLLSNPSGTVSTFMAIITSNPSNVEHILKTNFNNYPKGSSFTSILHDFLGSGIFNADGDHWRLQRKTASLEFSTKAIRAFILSRVHLESISRLLPLLTSASVSGEIINLQDLLELFTFDNACQVTFGHDPSLLNASSPSFSDRELALAFEEATQLSVRRFSHPFPFIWKLQRFLNLGSERRLREEVAKVQAFAMEVVLERKRRRDLTGSLGDDLLSRFIAVDNDYSDEFLRDIIISFVLAGRDTTAAAITWFFWLISTRPDVKEKIIDEIKSVRAKTKKTMDEAPVFSLDQVKDMVYLHAALAESLRLYPPVPLQTRTSLEDDVLPDGTAVKKGQTVMYSSYAMGRRKEIWGPEWGDFRPERWIEKGEFRAVSPFTYPVFHAGPRMCLGKEMAHIQMKAIAAAVLERFEIEVVDGEKERVKDLGIMLRIKGGLPVRVHPLVY, translated from the coding sequence ATGGAAACCCTAACTCTGATCACCATCCTCCTCTTTCTCCTCCTTATTCTCCTCACCATACTCCGGCGACGCCGACATTCACCGGTGACCAGAACCCAAAACCAGTCAGGCTCTTTCCTGGAACTCATGAAGAACAGCCACCGGATCTTAGACTGGACAACAGATCTCCTCCTCTCCAACCCCTCCGGCACCGTCTCAACCTTCATGGCCATCATCACCTCCAACCCTTCCAACGTTGAGCACATCCTCAAGACCAACTTCAACAACTACCCAAAAGGCTCCTCCTTCACCTCCATCCTCCATGACTTCCTCGGCTCCGGCATCTTCAACGCCGACGGCGACCACTGGCGTCTCCAGCGCAAGACTGCCAGTCTCGAGTTCTCCACCAAAGCTATCCGTGCCTTCATCCTCTCTCGCGTCCATCTCGAGTCCATCTCTCGTCTCCTTCCTCTCCTCACCTCTGCTTCCGTCTCCGGCGAGATCATAAACCTCCAAGACCTTCTCGAGCTCTTCACCTTCGACAACGCTTGCCAGGTCACCTTCGGCCATGACCCCTCTCTTCTCAACGCTTCATCACCTTCCTTCTCCGACCGTGAGCTCGCTCTGGCCTTTGAGGAAGCCACACAGCTCAGCGTTCGCCGCTTCTCTCACCCTTTCCCGTTCATCTGGAAGCTCCAGCGTTTTCTCAACCTCGGTTCCGAACGCCGGCTCAGAGAAGAGGTTGCAAAGGTCCAAGCTTTCGCCATGGAGGTTGTACTGGAGAGAAAGAGGAGGCGAGACTTGACTGGCTCCCTCGGCGACGACCTCCTCTCGAGGTTTATAGCTGTGGACAATGACTACTCCGACGAGTTCCTCCGTGACATCATCATCAGCTTCGTTCTCGCCGGAAGAGACACCACGGCGGCGGCCATAACTTGGTTTTTCTGGCTCATATCTACAAGACCAGATGTGAAGGAGAAGATCATCGATGAGATCAAGTCAGTGAGAGCTAAAACCAAGAAGACGATGGATGAGGCCCCGGTGTTCTCTTTGGACCAAGTGAAAGACATGGTGTATCTCCACGCAGCGTTGGCCGAGAGCTTGAGGCTTTACCCGCCGGTTCCGCTCCAGACAAGAACTTCACTGGAGGACGACGTGTTGCCGGACGGGACGGCGGTGAAGAAAGGACAGACGGTGATGTATAGCTCCTACGCGATGGGAAGGAGGAAGGAGATATGGGGGCCGGAGTGGGGGGATTTCCGGCCGGAGAGATGGATTGAAAAAGGGGAGTTCCGAGCTGTGAGCCCGTTCACGTACCCTGTTTTCCATGCAGGGCCGAGGATGTGTTTGGGCAAAGAGATGGCTCATATTCAGATGAAGGCGATTGCTGCGGCGGTGCTGGAGAGGTTTGAGATCGAGGTGGTCGACGGCGAGAAAGAGAGGGTGAAGGATCTTGGTATCATGCTTAGGATCAAAGGTGGTCTTCCTGTTAGGGTTCATCCTCTGGTGTACTGA
- the LOC120274997 gene encoding uncharacterized protein LOC120274997, with protein sequence MITRSKLVEQLRDYQIRSHHKWGALSFFSPNPQISTRRDVIVAILWALLFCLFAISSTLTLYQRYPRISAFIACMGILLPVCLKISRQHKLTRKRERRMLLPLSM encoded by the exons ATGATCACGCGGTCGAAGTTGGTGGAGCAGCTGAGGGACTACCAGATCCGGTCCCATCACAAGTGGGGTGCCCTCTCTTTCTTCTCCCCCAATCCCCAAATCTCCACCAG GCGAGATGTCATCGTGGCTATTTTATGggctttgttgttttgtttgtttgcaatATCTTCTACTTTGACACTCTATCAGAGATATCCTCGGATTTCTGCTTTTATTGCATGTATGGGAATTCTTCTTCCTGTTTGCCTAAAAATTTCTAGGCAACATAAGCTgacaaggaaaagagaaagaaggatGTTATTGCCTTTATCCATGTGA
- the LOC120274691 gene encoding LOW QUALITY PROTEIN: cyclase-associated protein 1 (The sequence of the model RefSeq protein was modified relative to this genomic sequence to represent the inferred CDS: deleted 1 base in 1 codon) yields MEKDLVARLEAAVARLEALPVAGFHAGISPSGAAEAQPVDPAILAFDELAAKFLGRVSAAAEKIGGKVLEATRILEEAFAVKRDLLIKAKQSQKPSLENLAEFLKPLNEVILKASALTEGRRTDAFNHQKSIADSLTALAWIAYSGKDCGMSLPISHVEESWQMAEFYNNKVLVEYRNKDPDHVEWAKALKELYLPGLRDYVKGFYPLGPVWASAGVAVSTSSTSAGMSKPPSTKAPAPPPPPSASLFSSETASSRPKEGMSAVFQEISSGKSVAGGLRKVTDDMKTKNRTDRTSIVGASEKEPRASSSAFSKAGPPKLELQMGRKWAVENQIGKKHLVIDDCDSKQSVYIFGCKDSVLQVKGKVNNITVDKCSKMGIVFTDVVAACEIVNCNGVEVQCQGSAPTISIDNTAGCQLYLSKGSLEASITTAKSSEINVLVPGASSDDDWVEHALPQQFVHTFKDGHFVTSPVSHSGG; encoded by the exons ATGGAGAAGGACCTGGTGGCCCGCCTGGAGGCGGCCGTGGCGCGGCTTGAGGCTCTCCCCGTCGCCGGATTCCATGCTGGCATCTCGCCATCAGGTGCCGCTGAAGCGCAGCCTGTAGATCCAGCTATCTTGGCGTTTGAT GAGCTTGCTGCAAAGTTCCTCGGTAGAGTCTCTGCTGCTGCGGAGAAGATCGGGGGAAAGGTCCTCGAAGCCACGAGGATACTTGAAGAGGCGTTCGCTGTAAAGAGGGACCTCCTCATCAAGGCTAAACAGTCTCAG AAGCCTAGTCTTGAGAACTTAGCTGAATTCTTGAAGCCATTGAATGAAGTGATCCTTAAAGCAAGTGCATTAACCGAAGGAAGGAGGACTGATGCTTTCAACCATCAGAAGTCCATTGCTGACAGTCTCACAGCTTTGGCATGGATTGCATATTCAGGAAAGGATTGTG GTATGAGTCTTCCAATTTCCCATGTGGAGGAAAGTTGGCAGATGGCTGAATTCTACAACAACAAG GTTCTTGTGGAGTACAGAAATAAGGATCCAGATCATGTAGAATGGGCAAAAGCTTTAAAGGAACTCTATCTTCCCGGTTTACGGGATTATGTCAAGGGATTTTATCCTCTGGGTCCTGTTTGGGCTTCTGCAGGAGTAGCTGTTTCCACCTCATCCACCAGTGCTGGCATGTCAAAGCCACCCTCAACAAAGGCTCCAGCCCCCCCACCTCCACCCTCAGCTTCACTTTTCAGCTCTGAGACAGCATCATCACGGCCCAAAGAAGGAATGTCTGCTGTATTTCAGGAAATTAGCTCAGGGAAGTCAGTGGCTGGTG GTTTAAGGAAGGTAACTGATGACATGAAGACAAAGAATAGAACTGATAGGACCAGTATTGTTGGTGCATCTGAAAAAGAACCTCGCGCCAGTTCCTCTGCCTTTTCTAAAGCAGGCCCTCCCAAGTTAGAGCTTCAAATGGGACGCAA GTGGGCAGTTGAAAACCAGATTGGAAAGAAACACTTGGTTATCGATGATTGTGATTCCAAACAGTCTGTGTACATATTTGGGTGCAAGGATTCTGTTTTACAAGTCAAAG GAAAGGTGAACAACATAACTGTTGATAAGTGCAGCAAAATGGGAATTGTGTTCACG GATGTTGTTGCAGCTTGTGAGATTGTGAACTGCAATGGAGTTGAAGTGCAATGCCAG GGCTCAGCACCAACAATATCAATAGACAACACAGCAGGTTGCCAACTATATTTAAGCAAAGGTTCACTGGAGGCTTCAATTACCACCGCTAAATCAAGTGAGATAAATGTACTTGTTCCTGGAGCTAGTTCTGATGATGACTGG GTGGAGCATGCATTGCCTCAACAGTTTGTTCACACTTTCAAGGATGGCCATTTCGTGACCTCTCCGGTCTCTCACTCAGGAGggtaa
- the LOC120274692 gene encoding LOW QUALITY PROTEIN: glucan endo-1,3-beta-glucosidase 7-like (The sequence of the model RefSeq protein was modified relative to this genomic sequence to represent the inferred CDS: deleted 1 base in 1 codon), with protein sequence MEKITLLLLLSPFLLFSARSQSFIGVNYGEEADNLPSPDATARLLQSTTISKLRLYAPDAALLRSLASTDITVILGVPNSDLPTLASSSSAASTWASSNLLPFLPSPSIPLIAVGNEALNSGDPSLPPLLLPAMQNLQSALSSTAPQIKISTVHSMAVLSQSDPPSAGAFHSDLSSVLSPILHFLQDNGSPFMINPYPFFAYRSDTRPETLAFCLFQPNPGRVDPVSSLTYSNMFDAQVDAIRSALDAMGFTNLEIVVAETGWPYRGDADEVGASVDNAKAFNGGLVAHLRSMVGTPKMPGKSVDTYIFALYDEDLKAGPTSERSFGLFRPDLTMTYDAGLSKTTNSSPASPASPTEKPACETTSNVSSSFSCGQASVECSVTLPGGSCLISEAAGVKLLYLITSSCLLFHLVLIS encoded by the exons atggagaaaataaccctccttctcctcctctctcCATTCCTTCTCTTCTCCGCAA GATCGCAGTCATTCATCGGAGTGAACTACGGCGAGGAAGCGGACAACCTCCCATCACCGGACGCCACCGCACGACTCCTCCAATCAACAACGATCTCCAAGCTCCGTCTCTACGCTCCCGACGCCGCCCTTCTCCGATCCCTCGCCTCCACCGACATCACCGTCATCCTCGGCGTTCCCAACTCCGATCTCCCCACTCTCGcttcctcctcctccgccgCCTCCACCTGGGCCTCCTCCAATCTTCTCCCTTTCCTCCCTTCGCCTTCAATCCCCCTCATCGCTGTCGGCAACGAAGCTCTCAACTCCGGCGATCCTTCTCTCCCTCCTCTCCTCCTTCCGGCTATGCAAAACCTTCAATCAGCCCTCTCCTCCACCGCCCCTCAGATCAAGATCTCCACCGTCCATTCCATGGCCGTACTCTCCCAATCCGATCCCCCCTCCGCCGGCGCCTTCCACTCCGACCTCTCCTCCGTCCTCTCCCCCATCCTCCACTTCCTCCAAGATAACGGATCCCCTTTCATGATAAACCCGTACCCGTTTTTCGCTTATAGATCCGACACGAGGCCCGAAACCCTCGCCTTTTGCCTATTCCAACCCAACCCGGGCCGGGTCGACCCGGTTTCGTCACTGACGTATTCCAACATGTTTGATGCGCAGGTGGACGCCATACGATCAGCTCTTGATGCGATG GGTTTTACGAATCTCGAGATCGTCGTGGCGGAGACTGGTTGGCCATATAGAGGTGACGCCGATGAAGTCGGTGCCAGCGTGGATAATGCGAAGGCCTTTAATGGTGGGCTTGTGGCCCATTTAAGGTCCATGGTTGGCACGCCTAAGATGCCTGGCAAGTCCGTGGACACTTATATCTTTGCGCTTTATGATGAAGACTTGAAGGCCGGGCCCACTTCTGAGAGGTCTTTTGGGCTTTTCCGGCCCGATTTAACTATGACTTATGATGCCGGGCTCTCTAAGACCACTAACTCCAGCCCG GCAAGCCCTGCATCGCCGACGGAGAAGCCGGCGTGCGAGACGACGAGCAACGTTAGCTCGAGTTTCTCGTGTGGGCAGGCAAGCGTGGAATGCAGTGTAACGCTTCCCGGCGGCAGCTGTTTAATTTCTGAAGCCGCCGGCGTGAAACTCTTATACTTGAtaacttcttcttgtttgttgttTCATTTGGTGCTCATTAGTTAG
- the LOC120274919 gene encoding L-type lectin-domain containing receptor kinase SIT2-like encodes MISTFNGFKCVNLSLDGAAVIRSDGVLMLTDLNKQHKGHGFYPIPISFGNTISSFSTTFVFVIVPEYLGKGCCGFAFTISASKDFSESMATNYMGLFNYSNNGNSYNHILAIEFDTVMNPEDKDIDSNHVGIDVNGLVSNKSITASYTSDDNGELRNLSLVSGNPMQVWIDYDHFDMKLNVTLAPFSAFLDPVYLFCLQTLNQRFQIIKGVASGLHYLHEDCEQVVIHRDVKAGNVLLDKDMNGRLSDFGLARLYSHGGAPQTTNVVGTLGYIAPELARTCKSTTSSYVFAFGAFLLEVACGRRPLELKKEADDQQMLVEFVFANWKRGAILDTRDPKLGEDYVPNELELVLKLGLFCSHNSPKARPSMRQVTQILNAGVPLPDLLIPDFSSEYSTFTENDCAVSFPSMSSEPCLFIGRPELKIFILHQISSVSEQPIMASLLLKNLVLLALLVHLRAFAADSEFKFDGFRGANLSLDGITNLSEEGLLLLTNRTQQSKGQAFYPSAFRFKTSESAAAHSFSTTFVFAIVSEYSTISSFGFTFCLSPTKALHGGIANFLGLFNSTNINLASNHIVAVEFDTVQTPEYKDIDDNHVGIDIYGLISNNSHTAGYYAGDSSRDFHNLSLFSGQPMQAWVEYDGKKLQLNVTIAPLGQQKPGRPLLSSEIDLSGMISEDVFVGFTASEGNIHTTHYILGWSFKMDGNATPLDLTSLPKLPLIAENNKKSWTWIIWLCLSLVLALTITGLIISYIVARRMKFAELREEWEQEYGPHRFSYKELFQATEGFKDKHFLGFGGFGSVYKGVLPSSKAEIAVKKISHQSRQGMKEFVAEIVSLGRLRHRNLVRLLGYCRREGELFLVYDFMHNGSLDKHLFSQRTPCLDWNQRFRIIKGVASGLLYLHEEWVKVVIHRDIKASNVLLDSEFNARLGDFGLARLYDHGTDFQTTHVMGTMGYLAPELVRRGKATTCSDVYAFGVFLLEVACGKRPIELEDYGEEIVLVEWVLECWKNGDIGGARDRRLGEEYVVEEMELVLKLGLLCCHPVDRARPSMRQVMHFLNGDFCLPQLTPSSLNDDVLNSIADEGFDKYVVSSSSSASLATASLLSGGR; translated from the exons ATGATTTCCACTTTCAATGGATTCAAATGTGTCAACCTGAGCTTAGATGGTGCAGCAGTAATAAGATCTGATGGTGTCCTGATGCTGACTGATCTTAATAAGCAACACAAAGGACATGGCTTCTACCCAATTCCTATTAGTTTTGGTAATACTATCTCTTCTTTCTCCACCACTTTTGTCTTTGTTATTGTCCCTGAGTATCTTGGAAAGGGTTGCTGTGGATTTGCTTTCACTATTTCTGCTTCAAAAGACTTCTCTGAATCAATGGCTACTAATTACATGGGTCTTTTCAACTATAGCAATAATGGAAACTCATATAATCATATTCTTGCCATTGAGTTTGACACTGTCATGAACCCTGAAGACAAAGATATAGATAGCAACCATGTTGGCATTGATGTCAATGGTTTGGTTTCCAATAAATCCATCACTGCATCTTATACATCTGATGATAATGGTGAACTAAGGAACCTTAGCCTTGTTAGTGGAAATCCAATGCAAGTTTGGATTGAttatgatcattttgatatGAAGCTCAATGTGACATTAGCTCCCTTTTCAGCTTTCCTAGACCCAGTTTACCTTTTCTGTCTACAAACATTAAATCAGAGGTTTCAGATAATCAAGGGAGTGGCCTCTGGCCTTCATTATTTGCATGAAGATTGTGAGCAAGTTGTGATTCATAGAGACGTTAAAGCTGGCAATGTGTTACTAGACAAAGATATGAATGGAAGACTCAGTGACTTTGGACTTGCTAGACTATATAGTCATGGAGGTGCTCCTCAGACAACCAATGTGGTAGGAACTCTGGGTTATATTGCACCGGAGCTTGCTAGAACTTGCAAGTCGACGACAAGCAGCTATGTGTTCGCCTTTGGAGCTTTCTTACTTGAAGTTGCTTGTGGAAGGAGACCATTAGAGCTGAAGAAAGAAGCAGATGATCAGCAGATGTTAGTGGAATTTGTGTTTGCTAATTGGAAGAGAGGAGCAATTCTAGATACAAGGGATCCAAAATTGGGAGAAGATTATGTGCCCAATGAGTTGGAGTTAGTATTGAAACTTGGATTGTTTTGCTCACATAACTCGCCTAAAGCCCGGCCTAGTATGAGACAAGTAACACAGATTCTTAATGCTGGTGTTCCTCTTCCTGATTTACTGATTCCTGATTTTAGTTCTGAGTATTCAACATTCACTGAGAATGATTGCGCTGTCTCGTTCCCCTCCATGTCGAGTGAACCATGTCTTTTTATCGGCA GACCGGAACTAAAGATATTCATACTCCATCAAATTAGCTCTGTTTCAGAGCAGCCAATTATGGCATCTTTGTTGCTAAAAAATTTAGTGCTCTTAGCTCTTCTTGTGCATCTCAGAGCCTTTGCAGCAGATTCTGAGTTCAAATTCGATGGATTTCGCGGCGCAAATCTCAGTCTTGATGGTATTACAAACTTGTCTGAAGAAGGCCTTTTGCTTCTCACCAATAGGACACAGCAATCAAAGGGTCAGGCTTTCTACCCATCTGCTTTCCGGTTCAAGACATCTGAATCTGCTGCTGCTCACTCATTCTCCACCACTTTCGTATTCGCTATCGTCTCCGAGTACTCTACCATCAGTAGTTTTGGCTTCACCTTCTGCTTGTCGCCGACGAAAGCACTTCATGGTGGCATAGCCAACTTCTTAGGCCTCTTCAACTCTACAAACATCAATCTTGCATCAAATCACATTGTTGCTGTGGAGTTTGATACAGTTCAAACACCTGAATACAAAGATATCGACGACAACCATGTTGGCATTGATATCTATGGCCTGATTTCGAATAATTCTCATACTGCAGGCTACTATGCTGGTGATTCTAGCAGAGATTTTCACAACCTGAGCTTATTCAGTGGTCAGCCAATGCAAGCATGGGTAGAATATGATGGCAAAAAACTGCAACTCAATGTGACAATAGCTCCCTTAGGACAGCAAAAGCCCGGCCGCCCTCTCTTATCATCAGAGATCGATCTTTCCGGCATGATATCCGAAGATGTGTTCGTCGGCTTCACTGCATCTGAGGGTAATATACATACAACCCATTACATACTTGGTTGGAGCTTTAAAATGGATGGAAATGCAACTCCTCTTGATCTAACAAGCTTGCCTAAACTCCCACTCATTGCCGAAAACAATAAGAAATCCTGGACTTGGATAATTTGGCTCTGTCTGTCTCTAGTCCTTGCTCTAACAATTACAGGATTGATCATCAGTTACATAGTGGCAAGGAGAATGAAATTTGCAGAGCTACGTGAGGAATGGGAGCAAGAGTATGGTCCTCATCGTTTCTCATACAAAGAGCTCTTCCAAGCAACAGAGGGCTTCAAAGACAAACACTTTCTTGGCTTTGGAGGCTTTGGCAGTGTCTACAAAGGAGTATTGCCAAGTTCTAAAGCAGAAATTGCAGTAAAAAAGATATCTCATCAATCAAGACAGGGAATGAAGGAGTTTGTAGCAGAGATAGTAAGCCTTGGCAGACTACGGCACCGGAACTTAGTCCGTCTCTTAGGCTATTGCCGGCGAGAAGGAGAACTCTTCCTAGTCTATGATTTCATGCATAATGGTAGTCTAGATAAGCATCTATTTAGTCAGAGAACACCATGTCTGGACTGGAACCAGAGGTTCAGAATCATCAAAGGAGTAGCTTCAGGCCTGCTCTACCTGCATGAAGAGTGGGTGAAGGTGGTGATTCACAGAGACATCAAAGCTAGCAATGTGTTGCTAGACAGTGAATTCAATGCAAGGCTTGGGGACTTTGGTCTTGCTAGATTGTATGATCATGGGACTGACTTTCAAACAACTCATGTTATGGGAACAATGGGATATCTAGCTCCAGAGCTTGTAAGGAGAGGCAAAGCCACAACATGCAGTGATGTGTATGCATTTGGAGTGTTCTTACTTGAAGTTGCATGTGGAAAAAGGCCTATAGAATTGGAAGATTATGGAGAGGAGATTGTTTTGGTGGAATGGGTGTTGGAGTGTTGGAAAAATGGGGACATAGGTGGAGCAAGAGATAGAAGACTTGGTGAAGAGTATGTGGTGGAAGAGATGGAGTTGGTGTTAAAGTTGGGATTGCTCTGTTGTCACCCTGTGGATAGAGCAAGGCCAAGTATGAGACAAGTCATGCATTTCTTGAATGGAGATTTTTGTCTGCCTCAATTGACACCTTCTTCTTTGAATGATGATGTGTTGAATTCAATTGCAGATGAAGGTTTTGATAAGTATGttgtgtcttcttcttcttctgcttctctGGCCACTGCTTCTCTTCTCTCTGGTGGTCGCTAG